A DNA window from Onychostoma macrolepis isolate SWU-2019 chromosome 13, ASM1243209v1, whole genome shotgun sequence contains the following coding sequences:
- the LOC131552244 gene encoding protein myomixer-like, with amino-acid sequence MFLHLIEAKNLSWTTSEDHLQFWNVSLEGKIPKHADLLLINIYATFKSMPAVFLLLRSLVVSLLSSRLAASAAQLLRRSLTAAARHLGTVLRHVWERISSQESKEAILGCVLCILNMHKKVDN; translated from the exons atgtttttgcatttaattgaaGCCAAGAATCTTTCCTGGACAACATCTGAAGACCATCTTCAATTTTGGAATGTTTCGCTTGAAGGGAAGATTCCGAAACATGCCGATCTGCTACTTATAAATATTTACGCTACATTCAAAAG CATGCCAGCCGTTTTCCTCTTGCTGCGCTCTCTGGTTGTCAGTCTCCTCAGTAGCAGATTAGCAGCCTCTGCCGCGCAGCTCCTTCGCAGAAGCCTCACGGCGGCTGCTCGCCACCTCGGCACCGTGCTGCGCCACGTCTGGGAGCGGATCAGTTCCCAGGAGTCCAAGGAGGCCATCCTGGGCTGCGTCTTGTGCATTCTCAACATGCACAAGAAGGTGGACAACTAA